In Curtobacterium sp. TC1, the following proteins share a genomic window:
- a CDS encoding flagellar FlbD family protein, producing the protein MIVVTRLNGSAFAVNPDLVERIHETPDTTLIMVDGAKYIVRESMADVIDLIAAYRARIVGMAYGTDLPTRNATGPQPTLTAVAPLRTQDGGR; encoded by the coding sequence ATGATCGTCGTCACACGACTCAACGGCAGCGCATTCGCTGTCAACCCCGACCTCGTGGAGCGCATCCACGAGACGCCGGACACGACGCTCATCATGGTCGACGGGGCGAAGTACATCGTCCGCGAGTCCATGGCCGACGTCATCGACCTGATCGCCGCGTACCGCGCCCGCATCGTCGGGATGGCGTACGGCACCGACCTGCCGACCAGGAACGCCACCGGCCCGCAGCCGACGCTCACCGCGGTCGCACCCCTCCGCACGCAGGACGGGGGCCGCTGA
- a CDS encoding motility protein A yields the protein MDIATIIGILLAFGALFGMVEMEHVELAGLFLPAPMLLVFGATIGCGIASTTLKDAIASFKAVPKAFTGKVTPPQSVIDDVVGLAETARSNGLLALEQEADKHDDPFMKKALQNIADGTDGDELRILLEDEIESNAAPTRSASAFFMGLGGFAPTVGIIGTVVSLTHVLANLGKPDELGPLIASAFVATLWGLLTANFMWLPIGGKLRKLAQLESDRQTLLMEGLLAVQAGSQPRLLGERLKAMVPPAARTDTAGKNKGKNGKGAATDDADDQQLAA from the coding sequence GTGGACATCGCGACGATCATCGGGATCCTGCTCGCCTTCGGCGCCCTGTTCGGCATGGTCGAGATGGAGCACGTCGAGCTCGCCGGACTGTTCCTGCCCGCGCCGATGCTGCTCGTGTTCGGTGCGACCATCGGGTGCGGCATCGCGAGCACGACGCTGAAGGACGCCATCGCGAGCTTCAAGGCCGTGCCGAAGGCGTTCACGGGCAAGGTCACCCCGCCGCAGTCGGTCATCGACGACGTGGTGGGCCTGGCCGAGACTGCTCGGTCGAACGGTCTGCTCGCGCTCGAGCAGGAGGCCGACAAGCACGACGACCCGTTCATGAAGAAGGCGCTGCAGAACATCGCGGACGGCACCGACGGCGACGAGCTGCGGATCCTGCTCGAGGACGAGATCGAGTCGAACGCGGCGCCGACCCGGAGCGCGAGTGCGTTCTTCATGGGCCTCGGCGGCTTCGCCCCGACGGTCGGCATCATCGGCACCGTGGTGTCCCTGACCCACGTGCTCGCGAACCTCGGCAAGCCCGACGAGCTCGGCCCGCTCATCGCGAGTGCGTTCGTCGCGACGCTGTGGGGCCTGCTGACGGCGAACTTCATGTGGCTGCCGATCGGCGGCAAGCTCCGGAAGCTCGCGCAGCTCGAGTCGGACCGGCAGACGCTCCTGATGGAAGGGCTGCTCGCGGTCCAGGCCGGCAGCCAGCCGCGCCTGCTCGGTGAGCGCCTCAAGGCCATGGTGCCGCCGGCCGCGCGGACCGACACCGCCGGCAAGAACAAGGGCAAGAACGGCAAGGGCGCCGCCACCGACGACGCCGACGACCAGCAGCTGGCGGCCTGA
- a CDS encoding flagellar motor protein MotB: protein MSANPRGRGRGRAKKGHDEAEHPDERWMASYMDMITVLMCMFLVLFAMSTVDQEKYIALKNSLATGFGEVKSQKVDTASGTVVTKDQVEDGSGYSTDKSQADHSTASSGTEDTNVDPASTVVPVTATKQDLADAQEELDDLTAIETAIQRNLAKAGQTANVQFTVDARGLIVRLVGSETYFGTNSADLSDQAKSIMDAIAPVLKTSHHDVSVEGHADQRNSTAPYATNWELSAARATGVLRDLVERGGMPGDRVQSVGFGSSRPLAKGGTDQDLALNRRVDIVVLSNADQDVSALMPALAKAQDGARQG from the coding sequence ATGAGCGCCAACCCCCGGGGCCGCGGCCGCGGTCGTGCGAAGAAGGGCCACGACGAGGCCGAGCACCCCGACGAGCGCTGGATGGCGTCCTACATGGACATGATCACGGTGCTGATGTGCATGTTCCTGGTGCTGTTCGCCATGTCGACGGTCGACCAGGAGAAGTACATCGCCCTGAAGAACTCGCTCGCGACCGGCTTCGGCGAGGTGAAGTCGCAGAAGGTGGACACCGCCAGCGGCACGGTGGTGACGAAGGACCAGGTCGAGGACGGATCCGGGTACTCCACCGACAAGTCGCAGGCCGACCACTCGACGGCGTCGTCCGGCACGGAGGACACCAACGTCGACCCGGCGTCGACCGTCGTGCCGGTGACCGCGACGAAGCAGGACCTCGCCGACGCCCAGGAGGAGCTCGACGACCTCACCGCGATCGAGACCGCGATCCAGCGGAACCTCGCGAAGGCCGGCCAGACCGCGAACGTGCAGTTCACCGTCGACGCCCGTGGCCTGATCGTCCGGCTCGTCGGCAGTGAGACCTACTTCGGCACGAACAGCGCGGACCTGTCCGACCAGGCGAAGTCGATCATGGACGCGATCGCTCCGGTCCTGAAGACGAGCCACCACGACGTCAGCGTCGAGGGGCACGCCGACCAGCGGAACTCGACGGCGCCGTACGCCACGAACTGGGAACTCAGTGCGGCCCGGGCGACGGGGGTCCTCCGCGACCTGGTCGAGCGCGGCGGGATGCCGGGCGACCGCGTGCAGAGCGTCGGCTTCGGGTCGAGCCGACCGCTCGCGAAGGGCGGGACGGACCAGGACCTCGCCCTGAACCGACGGGTCGACATCGTGGTGCTGTCGAACGCCGACCAGGACGTCAGCGCACTGATGCCGGCGCTCGCGAAGGCGCAGGACGGAGCACGCCAGGGCTGA
- a CDS encoding flagellar motor switch protein FliM has translation MTETLPAPEVYDFARPSTLAREHARVLELAFETFARQWGTQLTAKVRAVSQVTCEQVQMVTYDEYAASLPALTGMVLLPIADVVPKGVLQVPLDAALTWVSHALGASKPLPTPERTFTPIEQALVRKIVEDALDDLRYSFGGLLAHDVTAGGFQFNSQFAQAAQKGDLMIVAAFSIRVGDRVAPGTLALPAEAVLPQLGETAATVSPADAQALLDAQLAGVPVGVSLRFAPATVLPTQVLRLAVGDVLPLPHPQHRPLTIAVDGEPVGTAAVGANGSRLAGIVVTTTSAAAGTSSATSTELA, from the coding sequence GTGACCGAGACCCTGCCCGCGCCCGAGGTGTACGACTTCGCGCGCCCGTCGACGCTCGCCCGCGAGCACGCCAGGGTCCTCGAGCTCGCGTTCGAGACGTTCGCGCGCCAGTGGGGCACGCAGCTCACCGCGAAGGTCCGCGCCGTCAGCCAGGTCACCTGCGAGCAGGTGCAGATGGTGACGTACGACGAGTACGCCGCCTCGCTGCCCGCGCTCACCGGCATGGTGCTGCTGCCGATCGCCGACGTCGTCCCGAAGGGCGTCCTGCAGGTCCCGCTCGACGCCGCCCTGACCTGGGTCTCGCACGCCCTCGGCGCCTCGAAGCCCCTGCCGACCCCGGAGCGCACCTTCACGCCCATCGAGCAGGCCCTCGTGCGCAAGATCGTCGAGGACGCCCTCGACGACCTCCGGTACTCGTTCGGCGGGTTGCTCGCGCACGACGTCACGGCCGGCGGCTTCCAGTTCAACTCGCAGTTCGCCCAGGCCGCCCAGAAGGGCGACCTGATGATCGTCGCGGCGTTCTCGATCCGCGTCGGCGACCGCGTCGCCCCCGGCACCCTCGCCCTGCCGGCCGAGGCCGTGCTCCCGCAGCTCGGCGAGACCGCCGCCACCGTGTCGCCCGCCGACGCCCAGGCCCTGCTCGACGCGCAGCTCGCGGGCGTGCCCGTCGGGGTCAGCCTGCGGTTCGCCCCGGCGACGGTCCTGCCGACGCAGGTGCTCCGGCTCGCCGTCGGCGACGTCCTGCCGCTGCCGCACCCGCAGCACCGTCCCCTCACCATCGCGGTCGACGGGGAACCCGTCGGCACCGCCGCGGTCGGCGCGAACGGCTCGCGCCTCGCCGGCATCGTCGTCACCACCACCTCGGCCGCCGCCGGCACGTCGTCCGCAACCAGCACGGAGCTCGCATGA
- the fliN gene encoding flagellar motor switch protein FliN, with translation MNATTTLQTTAAESLAAQLPTAVPLGAQLLPGGATPVALEAATDAVVASFVGGLSADLALVLTDLEAVIAAGGTDHGIVAVTDVLRPSLEAAASVLGVGVLGEASRESAAALLADPDTVVFELTAGGVPSGWFGIRVREHGTVSAAAPVGVPAGNLGRINNVEMTLTVEIGRTRMSVRDVLGMEPGAVVELDRSAGAPADVLLNGRLIAHGEVVVVDQDYAVRITRILDVAESL, from the coding sequence ATGAACGCCACGACCACCCTCCAGACCACCGCGGCCGAGTCGCTCGCGGCGCAGCTCCCGACGGCCGTCCCGCTGGGTGCGCAGCTGCTGCCGGGAGGCGCGACCCCCGTCGCGCTCGAAGCGGCGACCGACGCCGTGGTCGCCTCGTTCGTCGGCGGCCTGTCGGCCGATCTGGCCCTCGTGCTCACCGACCTCGAGGCCGTGATCGCGGCCGGCGGCACCGACCACGGGATCGTCGCCGTCACCGACGTGCTGCGCCCGTCGCTCGAGGCCGCCGCGTCCGTGCTCGGCGTCGGGGTCCTCGGCGAGGCGAGCCGCGAGTCGGCCGCCGCGCTGCTGGCCGACCCCGACACGGTGGTGTTCGAGCTGACCGCCGGTGGTGTGCCGAGCGGCTGGTTCGGCATCCGCGTGCGCGAGCACGGCACGGTCTCGGCCGCCGCACCGGTCGGTGTGCCCGCCGGCAACCTCGGCCGCATCAACAACGTCGAGATGACCCTGACCGTCGAGATCGGGCGCACCCGCATGTCGGTCCGCGACGTGCTCGGCATGGAACCCGGAGCGGTCGTGGAACTCGACCGCAGCGCCGGTGCCCCCGCCGACGTCCTGCTGAACGGCCGCCTGATCGCGCACGGCGAGGTCGTCGTCGTCGACCAGGACTACGCCGTCCGGATCACCCGCATCCTCGACGTCGCCGAATCCCTCTGA
- a CDS encoding FliO/MopB family protein encodes MDTLLVTLRVALSLGVVLALMWVLHRASKKRFAGRTSGRRAATVEVVGRQGLGGKASVVVVDVEGERLVLGVSEQGVSLLTSGQAPAPELTIVTGPVQLPVRPAPSADAFGQELALQADAPTGLPEALPMRPRNRRPQRTTLPTAQQLQGSILSVDTWRQAAAALRNRRVG; translated from the coding sequence GTGGACACCCTCCTCGTCACCCTCCGCGTCGCGCTGTCGCTCGGCGTCGTGCTCGCCCTCATGTGGGTGCTGCACCGCGCCAGCAAGAAGCGCTTCGCGGGCAGGACCTCCGGGCGCCGTGCGGCGACCGTCGAGGTCGTCGGCCGCCAGGGCCTGGGCGGCAAGGCGAGCGTCGTCGTGGTCGACGTCGAGGGGGAGCGCCTCGTGCTCGGGGTCTCCGAGCAGGGCGTCAGCCTGTTGACGAGTGGCCAGGCGCCCGCTCCCGAACTCACCATCGTGACCGGACCCGTGCAGCTGCCCGTGCGTCCCGCCCCGTCGGCCGACGCGTTCGGTCAGGAACTGGCGCTGCAGGCGGACGCCCCCACGGGCCTCCCGGAGGCCCTGCCGATGCGCCCGCGCAACCGGCGTCCGCAGCGCACCACGCTGCCGACCGCGCAGCAGCTGCAGGGGTCGATCCTGTCGGTCGACACGTGGCGGCAGGCTGCCGCGGCGCTCCGGAACCGGCGGGTCGGGTGA
- the fliP gene encoding flagellar type III secretion system pore protein FliP (The bacterial flagellar biogenesis protein FliP forms a type III secretion system (T3SS)-type pore required for flagellar assembly.), producing the protein MTAAGSHRLALSGRVVALVLLGLAVVAGFLMLTATGAHAAGVVEPTAPATPTAPADGDFSVSVNGPDGTPSSAVVTLIGITLLSVAPALMLMMTSFTKIFVVLAMTRNALGLQSIPPNQVIAGLALFLSLFVMAPVLGHINDDALQPYLAGHLGFDQAVEIGTKPLRTFMLHQTRDEDVALITRAAGLDNPKSMADVPMTTVIPAFIISELRSAFIIGFVIFIPFLVIDLVVSAALMSMGMMMLPPVMISLPFKILLFVLVDGWGLIITSLIESYHVV; encoded by the coding sequence GTGACCGCCGCAGGGTCGCACCGGCTGGCGCTGTCCGGACGCGTCGTCGCACTCGTCCTGCTCGGGCTCGCCGTCGTCGCCGGCTTCCTCATGCTCACCGCGACCGGTGCCCACGCCGCCGGGGTCGTGGAGCCGACCGCTCCCGCCACCCCGACCGCTCCCGCGGACGGCGACTTCAGCGTCAGCGTGAACGGTCCGGACGGCACCCCGTCGTCGGCGGTCGTGACGCTCATCGGCATCACGCTGCTCAGCGTCGCCCCGGCGCTCATGCTCATGATGACGTCGTTCACGAAGATCTTCGTGGTCCTGGCGATGACCCGGAACGCGCTCGGACTGCAGTCGATCCCGCCGAACCAGGTGATCGCGGGCCTGGCGCTGTTCCTGTCGCTGTTCGTGATGGCGCCGGTGCTCGGGCACATCAACGACGACGCGCTGCAGCCCTACCTCGCCGGCCACCTGGGCTTCGACCAGGCCGTCGAGATCGGCACGAAGCCGCTGCGCACGTTCATGCTGCACCAGACGCGCGACGAGGACGTCGCCCTGATCACCCGCGCCGCCGGCCTCGACAACCCGAAGTCGATGGCGGACGTGCCGATGACGACGGTCATCCCGGCGTTCATCATCTCGGAGCTCCGCAGCGCCTTCATCATCGGGTTCGTCATCTTCATCCCGTTCCTGGTGATCGACCTCGTCGTCTCGGCGGCGCTCATGTCGATGGGCATGATGATGCTCCCGCCGGTCATGATCTCGCTGCCCTTCAAGATCCTGCTCTTCGTCCTGGTCGACGGCTGGGGCCTCATCATCACGTCGCTCATCGAGAGCTACCACGTTGTCTAG
- the fliQ gene encoding flagellar biosynthesis protein FliQ — protein sequence MNQQAVIDLVLQALLVSAKLAAPVLITSLVVGFAISLFQSVTQIQEVTLSFVPKAVAVAIALVICGNWMISEMVAFTHVAFDMIPKLLGSG from the coding sequence ATGAACCAGCAGGCGGTCATCGACCTGGTCCTCCAGGCACTCCTCGTGTCGGCGAAGCTCGCGGCGCCGGTGCTCATCACGTCGCTCGTCGTCGGCTTCGCGATCTCGCTGTTCCAGTCCGTGACCCAGATCCAGGAGGTCACGCTCTCGTTCGTGCCGAAGGCCGTCGCGGTCGCGATCGCCCTGGTGATCTGCGGCAACTGGATGATCTCGGAGATGGTGGCGTTCACCCACGTCGCCTTCGACATGATCCCGAAGCTGCTCGGGAGCGGTTGA
- a CDS encoding flagellar biosynthetic protein FliR, with product MELSVDADRLEATMLAGVRLVAFFVIAPPFSYRAFPGTVKVILGLGLAIGVAPRVAVGYESLATGPFLLALLAQLVVGLSLGFLVFLVFAAVQSAGALIDLFGGFTLAQAFDPQSQVNGAQFTRLFQMAALALLFTSGGYQLIVGGLVRSFDAVPLTGAFAVDGLAHALVAAMSQMFLATLQIAGPLVVVLFLADVGLGLLTRVAPALNAFQMGFPIKIGLTVLFAGALFMALPSVVSSLTGDAVEAITGRG from the coding sequence ATGGAGCTCAGCGTCGACGCCGACCGTCTGGAGGCGACCATGCTCGCGGGCGTCCGGCTCGTCGCGTTCTTCGTCATCGCGCCGCCGTTCTCGTACCGGGCGTTCCCCGGCACCGTGAAGGTGATCCTCGGGCTCGGCCTGGCGATCGGGGTCGCCCCGCGCGTCGCCGTCGGGTACGAATCACTCGCCACCGGGCCGTTCCTGCTCGCGCTGCTCGCCCAGCTCGTCGTCGGGTTGTCGCTCGGCTTCCTCGTGTTCCTGGTGTTCGCCGCGGTGCAGTCCGCCGGTGCGCTCATCGACCTGTTCGGCGGGTTCACACTGGCACAGGCGTTCGACCCGCAGTCGCAGGTCAACGGGGCCCAGTTCACCCGGCTGTTCCAGATGGCGGCGCTCGCGCTCCTGTTCACCTCGGGCGGGTACCAGCTCATCGTCGGTGGGCTCGTGCGGTCCTTCGACGCCGTGCCGCTGACCGGGGCGTTCGCCGTCGACGGTCTGGCGCACGCCCTCGTGGCGGCGATGTCGCAGATGTTCCTCGCGACGCTGCAGATCGCCGGGCCCCTGGTGGTCGTGCTGTTCCTGGCGGACGTCGGCCTCGGTCTGCTCACCCGCGTCGCGCCGGCCCTCAACGCGTTCCAGATGGGGTTCCCGATCAAGATCGGGCTGACCGTCCTGTTCGCCGGTGCGCTCTTCATGGCGCTGCCCTCGGTGGTGTCGTCGTTGACCGGCGACGCCGTCGAGGCGATCACGGGACGGGGGTGA
- a CDS encoding flagellar biosynthesis protein FlhB gives MSDSGEKSEKATQKRMQEVHRKGQLGRSQDLGAWIGIAVVALMVPSMIGNAAAAGTAQLVAVQSVIANPTIGTMNHVFGEAMASVGATLGPMLAVVLVAVTAAAVAQGGVHIRKLAPEASHFDPIAGLKRVFGVQALWNGAKALLKTAVVGLVLWFAVQGLMPVLMTSGSLPLSAVLEAAADGAGTLLRAAIAAGLVLAAIDVLVVIRRNRKRTMMTKREVKDEHKKSDGDPLVKGQRRSRQLAMSRNRMIASVGTADVVMTNPTHYAVALRYEPGKAAPRVVAKGAGPVADVIRARAEEERVPIVRDVPLTRALHAACELGHEIPVDLYTPVARVLSFVMALKARGAAAGTHAPPRPTTPDEVASVIDPATLTGDLRPRRLRTPRTAANQTEGLPA, from the coding sequence GTGTCCGACAGTGGTGAGAAGTCCGAGAAGGCCACCCAGAAGCGCATGCAGGAGGTCCACCGGAAGGGCCAGCTCGGCCGGTCCCAGGACCTCGGTGCGTGGATCGGCATCGCCGTCGTCGCGCTCATGGTGCCGTCGATGATCGGCAACGCGGCAGCCGCAGGCACCGCGCAGCTCGTCGCCGTGCAGTCCGTCATCGCGAACCCGACCATCGGCACCATGAACCACGTGTTCGGCGAGGCGATGGCGAGCGTCGGCGCGACCCTCGGTCCGATGCTCGCGGTGGTCCTCGTCGCGGTCACCGCGGCCGCCGTCGCGCAGGGCGGGGTGCACATCCGGAAGCTCGCACCGGAGGCGTCGCACTTCGACCCCATCGCGGGCCTGAAGCGCGTGTTCGGCGTCCAGGCGCTCTGGAACGGGGCGAAGGCCCTGCTGAAGACCGCCGTCGTCGGGCTCGTGCTCTGGTTCGCCGTGCAGGGCCTGATGCCCGTGCTCATGACGAGCGGCTCGCTGCCGTTGTCCGCCGTGCTCGAGGCGGCAGCGGACGGCGCCGGCACCCTGCTCCGCGCCGCGATCGCCGCCGGGCTCGTCCTCGCGGCGATCGACGTGCTCGTCGTCATCCGCCGCAACCGCAAGCGCACCATGATGACCAAGCGCGAGGTCAAGGACGAGCACAAGAAGAGCGACGGTGACCCGCTCGTCAAGGGCCAGCGCCGCTCCCGTCAGCTCGCGATGAGCCGCAACCGGATGATCGCGTCCGTGGGCACCGCGGACGTCGTCATGACGAACCCGACCCACTACGCCGTCGCGCTCAGGTACGAGCCGGGCAAGGCGGCACCGCGGGTGGTCGCGAAGGGCGCTGGCCCGGTCGCCGACGTCATCCGCGCCCGGGCCGAGGAGGAACGCGTGCCGATCGTCCGCGACGTCCCGCTCACCCGTGCGCTGCACGCCGCGTGCGAGCTCGGGCACGAGATCCCCGTCGACCTGTACACGCCGGTGGCCCGGGTGCTTTCGTTCGTGATGGCGCTCAAGGCCCGCGGTGCAGCGGCCGGCACCCACGCACCACCGCGGCCGACCACGCCCGACGAGGTCGCGAGCGTCATCGACCCGGCGACGCTCACCGGCGACCTCCGCCCCCGCAGGCTCCGCACACCGCGCACCGCAGCGAACCAGACCGAAGGACTCCCCGCATGA
- a CDS encoding flagellar biosynthesis protein FlhA, which produces MNRKDLPKLVVPVFIVGIILLLILPVPSFLLDFLIICNILLALVILLTTLFVKKPLDFSVFPSLLLVATLFRLGLNVASTRLVLGEGFAGDVIQAFGHVAVSGSIIIGAVIFLILIVIQFVVVTKGAERVAEVGARFTLDAMPGKQMAIDADLNAGLITDQQAKDRRAAVSAEADFYGAMDGASKFVKGDAIAGILIIIINLVGGIAIGMLQNGLSATDALSKYGILTIGDGLVTQIPALLMAVSTGMIVTRSGAESEMGASAATQLSQSRNALMIAGVAAIAMGFIPGMPILPFLLVGATLLFTAWRIGRNAANAESAAAEQQALEAAAPTGDTPEDLIEQMRVHALEILLAPDLVDMVSGASDDLLGRVRALRRKIAVDMGIVVPPVRTRDSIDLPPSTYAIRIAGVEAGRGTAPARSVLALGDHLDGLPGASTVEPVFGLTGKWVPAELRHAAEMTGATVIDRVSVLVTHLQAVIGDNAARLLTREDVKVLTEGVKQVNPAAVEELVPGMLSMAELQRVLQGLLAERVPINDLGRICEALTLRAKASTDPEGLVEAARAALGPALAARYTDQGTLRVIMIDPLLEQSMLEGLRPSEQGSQIVLDAHRIEQVLGSVRDAVRSVEDQGLSAVLVCAPQLRPAVHRMVAAQSNGLPVLSYQEATAAGSTIETVGVVRAADPIAA; this is translated from the coding sequence ATGAACCGCAAGGACCTGCCGAAGCTCGTCGTCCCGGTGTTCATCGTCGGCATCATCCTGCTGCTGATCCTGCCGGTGCCGTCGTTCCTGCTCGACTTCCTGATCATCTGCAACATCCTGCTGGCGCTGGTGATCCTGCTCACGACGCTGTTCGTGAAGAAGCCGCTCGACTTCTCGGTGTTCCCGTCGCTCCTGCTCGTCGCGACGCTGTTCCGCCTGGGCCTGAACGTCGCGTCCACCCGCCTCGTGCTCGGCGAGGGCTTCGCCGGCGACGTCATCCAGGCGTTCGGCCACGTCGCCGTGTCCGGGTCGATCATCATCGGCGCGGTGATCTTCCTGATCCTCATCGTCATCCAGTTCGTCGTCGTCACGAAGGGCGCCGAGCGCGTCGCCGAGGTCGGGGCACGGTTCACCCTCGACGCCATGCCCGGCAAGCAGATGGCGATCGACGCCGACCTGAACGCCGGGCTCATCACCGACCAGCAGGCGAAGGACCGCCGGGCCGCGGTCTCCGCCGAGGCCGACTTCTACGGCGCGATGGACGGCGCCTCGAAGTTCGTCAAGGGCGACGCGATCGCCGGCATCCTCATCATCATCATCAACCTGGTCGGCGGCATCGCGATCGGCATGCTGCAGAACGGGCTCTCCGCCACCGACGCCCTGTCGAAGTACGGCATCCTGACCATCGGCGACGGCCTCGTCACGCAGATCCCGGCGCTGCTCATGGCGGTGTCCACCGGCATGATCGTCACCCGCTCCGGCGCGGAGTCCGAGATGGGCGCCTCGGCCGCGACGCAGCTGTCGCAGTCACGCAACGCGCTGATGATCGCCGGTGTCGCCGCCATCGCGATGGGGTTCATCCCCGGCATGCCGATCCTGCCGTTCCTGCTCGTCGGCGCGACGCTGCTCTTCACGGCCTGGCGGATCGGCCGGAACGCCGCGAACGCCGAGTCGGCCGCCGCCGAGCAGCAGGCCCTCGAGGCCGCAGCGCCCACCGGCGACACCCCCGAGGACCTCATCGAGCAGATGCGCGTGCACGCCCTCGAGATCCTCCTCGCGCCGGACCTGGTCGACATGGTGTCCGGCGCCTCCGACGACCTGCTCGGCCGCGTCCGTGCGCTCCGCCGGAAGATCGCCGTCGACATGGGCATCGTCGTGCCACCGGTCCGCACCCGCGACAGCATCGACCTGCCACCGTCCACCTACGCCATCCGGATCGCCGGCGTCGAGGCCGGCCGCGGCACCGCCCCGGCCCGCAGCGTGCTCGCGCTCGGCGACCACCTGGACGGACTGCCGGGCGCCTCGACGGTCGAGCCGGTGTTCGGTCTGACCGGCAAGTGGGTGCCCGCCGAACTCCGGCACGCCGCCGAGATGACCGGCGCCACCGTGATCGACCGCGTGTCCGTCCTCGTGACGCACCTGCAGGCCGTCATCGGCGACAACGCCGCCCGCCTGCTCACCCGCGAGGACGTCAAGGTCCTGACCGAGGGCGTCAAGCAGGTCAACCCCGCCGCGGTCGAGGAACTCGTGCCGGGCATGCTCTCGATGGCCGAACTCCAGCGCGTGCTGCAGGGCCTGCTCGCCGAGCGGGTGCCGATCAACGACCTCGGCCGGATCTGCGAGGCCCTCACCCTGCGGGCCAAGGCGTCCACCGACCCCGAGGGGCTCGTCGAGGCCGCACGCGCCGCGCTCGGTCCCGCCCTCGCCGCGCGCTACACCGACCAGGGCACGCTCCGCGTCATCATGATCGACCCGCTGCTCGAGCAGTCGATGCTCGAGGGCCTGCGCCCGTCCGAGCAGGGCAGCCAGATCGTCCTCGACGCCCACCGCATCGAGCAGGTGCTCGGGTCCGTCCGCGACGCCGTGCGCAGCGTCGAGGACCAGGGCCTGTCCGCCGTCCTGGTCTGCGCGCCGCAGCTCCGACCGGCCGTGCACCGCATGGTCGCCGCGCAGTCGAACGGGCTCCCGGTGCTGTCGTACCAGGAGGCCACCGCCGCGGGTTCCACCATCGAGACCGTGGGAGTGGTCCGTGCCGCCGACCCGATTGCAGCGTAG
- the csrA gene encoding carbon storage regulator CsrA → MLVLTRKVGERILVGDDIVITVLDARGDGVRIGIDAPRGVKIQREEVVRAVAEANAEAAAAAGASGASGDDAEARLRAALGDRGGADRA, encoded by the coding sequence GTGCTGGTACTCACGCGGAAGGTCGGCGAGCGGATCCTCGTCGGTGACGACATCGTCATCACGGTCCTCGACGCCCGGGGGGACGGCGTGCGGATCGGCATCGACGCACCACGCGGGGTGAAGATCCAGCGCGAAGAGGTCGTGCGCGCGGTCGCCGAGGCGAACGCCGAGGCCGCTGCGGCTGCCGGGGCGTCCGGTGCCTCCGGAGACGACGCCGAGGCGCGGTTGCGCGCGGCCCTCGGCGACCGCGGCGGGGCCGACCGGGCGTAG